The genomic segment GTCTTGGCGATGACCTTGGCCAGCTTGTCCGGGACGTGAGGCGCCATCAGGCCCTCGAGACGGTGAAGCGCCTCCGGCAGGCGGACGTGGCGGTCGGGCCGCTCGAGCCGGATCTCGGGTCCTCGCAGCCTTCGCTCGCGCAGCTCGACCTTGAAGGCGCCCCGTAGCAGCAGCTCGCGCACCGCCACCTTCGTCGGCCCCGGTCCCGGGAGGACGTCGTTGCCCTTCTTGGCGTCCGACGCCTTGAGGTGGAACAGAAGCACGGTGGCCGCGGCCGTCAGAGGCCACTGCTCGATCACCGGCTCGCCCTTCACGCTCATACGACGGCTTGACTACCCGTCGTCGCCGGCGGAACCAACCTCGTCGCCGAACGGCTCGAACGTGCGGCCCTCCCCGTTGATCAGGCCGACGACGCCCGCGCCTGAGACGAGCCTGAACACGTAGCCGGGCGCTTCGCGCGGAGCCGGGTCGATCACCGCGCGAGCCGCCTCGACTCCGTAGGGCGCGCCGCGGTCGACATCGACCGCGGCGATCTGGTCGCCGAGTGGTTCGCCGCTGATCGGATCGCTCCCATCCGGCGTGAGCAGCCGGCGCAGGTTCGCCTCGATCTCAGCCGCGAGTTCCGCGTCGCCGCCGAGCGTGCAGAGCACCTCGCGCCCATCGGCTCGGACCCCGGCTGCGACGAGGCTGACGCCGAGGTCGGTCGAGACGATGTTGCTGTCGGGTGTCAGCTTCGCCGCCACGACCTCGCCGAGGCACTCGGCCGCGGCGGCGTACACCGCAGCGTCGATCCGCGGCTCGCCCTCGCCGAGCAACGCCGAGCGCGACCGCTCTGAGATCGCCAGGACCACCCGTTGCTTCCCGACCGCGTCGAAGGCGCCGAGCCCGCGAACGCCGGCTGCCAGCAGGGGCTCGGGAACCGAGGCGTAGGAGTCGGCATCCAGCAGCTCGACCTCGTCGCCGACCTCGGCAGCGGTCCGCCCGGACCGCAGCTCGCGGGCCAGGCCGGAGCCGTCGACCCCGTCCAGGCGGAGCCCGAACGCGTAGGAGCCTCCAGTCGAAACGAGCGTCTCCGCGGCGAGCGGGTCGAGCCCGAACCTGCGCTCGAGCACCGGCGCCGACTCGACGACGCTGCTCGCGTTCGGCCCGAGCGCGTCGCCGATGAGCTCGATCCGCCCCGGTCCGGGTGCGACCAGCGCTGGCTCGACCCAGCCGACGCCCGTCGCTCCGGACCCTCCGCCGACGCTCGCCAGTGCCTCGGCGAACCGGGTCGGCGGCGGCGGATCCATGGTCGCCTCGCCGCCCTCGCAGCCCGTACCCGAAGCGAGGGGCAACAGCACCACGCCGAGGCGGAGGAGGAGGTGAGCTGTGCGCCGGGGGCCGCGGATCATCCCTGCGGAGGATGGCCCAAAGGTCCCTGAGAACGATTCCGACCCGTCGCGACGGTGGTTTCGTGGCCGGTGCCTGAAGTCCGCTCAATTCGAGCGGATCATCGAAAACTCCGAATGGGAGGGAACATGAATCGCAGGCTCCGCCTGCCCTCACCGGCGATGATCATCGCCCTGCTCGCGCTCTTCGTCGGCCTGAGCGCCGGCGCCTATGCCGCGACGAAGGTCGCCCCCGGGAGCGTCGGTACGAAGCAGCTCAAGAACGGCGCCGTGACCGACGCCAAGGTCGCCAGCGACCGCGCCCTCGCCAAGGCCTGGGGACGCGTCCTCTACATCAACGCCGACAACCCGGCGCCCAAGGTCGACCGCAAGACCTCGAGCGGCATCGCCGTCACAGAGGCCCAGGACGAGGGTGGCCAGACGATCAACGGCGTCAGCTGCGTGTCGATCCGGCCGAAGTTCGACGTCGTCACGGCGACCGGGAACGACGCTGCCGGCGCCGCTTCACCCGATGCCTACGTGAGCGTCAACTACACGCCGACGTCGAGCGGATACGTCTGCCCCGACAACGCAGACGTCCGCGTCGAGACGTTCAACGCTCTGAACGATCAGAACCGCGTCGTCGCCTCGTACTCGATCGTCGCGCACTAGCGCGGCGGCTCTCCGCCGAACCGCGACCGGCACCCCCGACGGTGCCGGTCGCGGGTTTCGGCGCTGCTCCAGGACGTCACGCCCGGCGCGGTAAGCGGGCTTGACGGAGTGTGGGATCTTGCTCGCCGAAATCGCCGCGAACGGCGCGGCGAGCGACCAGGAGGAACCTGGATGTCGAAGTTGGGGGATCACCTCACCTACGCCAACGTCGTGGCGACGATCGCCGCCGTGGCAGCGATCGCCGGCGGGACCGCGATCGCAGACGGTGCGGGCAAGCGCGCGGACACGACGGTGCGAACGGCGCAGTCGGCTGCGACGACCGATGCCGACGGCTCGTCGAACGGCGGTCAGGTAGCGACCGCTGTGGCGAAGGCCAAGTGCCGCAAGGGCGAGTTGCTCGTCGGCGGCGGCGCCAAGTGGATCATCGACGACGACGACAAGTCGAAGAACGTGTCCCTGCGCGACTCCTTCGCCAAGGGGAGGACCTGGGTCGCCGAGGGAACGATCGACTTCGGGGCCCAGGGCAACGCCAGGATCCAGGCGCAGGCGATCTGCCTCAAGCTCTAAGGACCCGCTGCCCGAGCCGCGGAACGATCCGCGGTGAACGCCACCGCCGCGGCCGGGCTAGGCTCGGCCGCGGCATGGTGAGCGTCACCTCGATCGAGAGCCTGCGGCTCTCCGAGCGCGCCGCGCGCTTCCAGGGCGGCGCCGAGATCGACGCGTCGATGTTCATCGTCAACTACGCCCGGGGCGACGAGGTCGGTGCGCACACACACCCCTACCCGGAGCTCTTCGTCGTGCGGACCGGCACCGCCGTCTTCACCGTCGACGGCGAGGAGCGCGAGGTCGAGGCCGGCAGCATCGTCGTGGTACCGGCCGAGACCCCGCACGGGTTCGCGAATCGCCAGGACGAGGCACTCGAGGTGCTGAGCGTGCACCCGAGCCCCGAGGTCATCCAGACCGACCTCTGAGCGCGGGCGCCTCGCCGCGCGCGGTCTCAGACGGAGGCCAGGAAGTCGGCGAGGCGAACCGGCGGATGTCCGGTCAGCTCCTCGACCACGCGTGTTCGCACGTCGAGCTCGCCTTCGCGGACGGCGGCATACGAGCTGACCCAGGCCTCGATCTCCCAATCGGGAGCACCGGTCGGACGACGCGACTCGCGTGCTTCGGGGAAAGTCTCGTCGACGAATCGAATCGTTCGGCCGCGAGCCTCCGACAGCGCGGCGACGACGTCGGCGAAGCTGACGCGGTCGGCGCCGGTCACGTCGTAGGTCCGCCCGCCCAGCTCCTCCTGGGACAGCAGGGCGACGGCGACGTCGGCGACGTCGTCGCGGTGCACCGGAGCGAAGCGCCCATCGCCCGCCGGGCCGCGGATCGCGCCGTCGTCACCCGCCATCCCCGGCAGGAAGTCCATATACATCGAGTTGCGCATGAAGGCGAACCCGATCCCGCGCTCGCGGATGTAGCGCTCGGTGTGGAAGTGGTCGCGCGCGAGCGTGAACGTCGCGTCGGGCGCGGCGCCGAGGAACGACAGGTAGACGAGATCGCGGACTCCGGCGGCGACGGCCGCGTCCACGGCGGTCTCGTGCTCGGCGAGGCGGTCCTCGTTCTCGGAGGCCGAGACGAGGAACAGGCGGTCGGCACCCTCGAGCGCCCGGCGCGTGCCCTCTCCGTCGCGGTAGCCGGCGAACTCGACGACCTCCGCCCGGGGCAGCTCGGGCGCTCGCGAAGCGTCGCGAACGAGCAGTCGCAGGTCCGCGCCTAGGCCCGACATCCGCGCGGCGACGCGACCGCCGACCGCGCCGGTCGATCCGGTGATGGCGATCATCGAGATCGATCGTCGCAGACGACAGCGTCCGACCGGCAGCCGTTGACGCCCGGGCCTTCTCTAGATTGCCGCCATCTTCTTCGCGCTCCCGACATTCGTCCTGGTGATCCTGGTGTTCGGCGTCTGCTTCACCGCGGTCGCGATCGGAGCCTGGCTCGGCCGCCGCAATCGCCACCTGTCCGACAGCCTCAGCGAGTCCTTCGGCGTCCTCCAGGGCGCGATGCTCGGCGTCGTCGGACTGATCCTCGCATTCGGGCTCTCGCTCGCTCTGTCGCGCTACGAGGAGCGCCGCGACAAGCTGGTCGAGGAGGCGAACGCGATCGAGGTCGCATTCCTGCGTGGTCAGGTCCTGAACGAACCGGAACGCACCCAGGCGATCGACCGGCTGCGGACCTACGTCGCTCAGGCCGTCGAGTTCTCGAACGAGGTCCCCGACTCCGACGCGGCGATCGTCGCCGAAGAGGAGGAGGACCGAATCCAGCGGGCGCTGTGGCGGACCGCCGCGACCGAGGTCCGTGAATACCCCGAGGACACGGCGCCGCGGCTCTACATCGAGGCGCTCAACACGATGATCGATGCGCAGAACAGCCGCATCGCCGCGCTGACCAACCAGGTTCCTGATGCGGTCCTGCTGCTCGAGGTGCTCGGCGCCGCGATCGCACTCGCGCTGCTCGCCGCCTACATGGCGCTCGTCGGACGCGGCACCGCGGCGGTCGTGCTGGCCGCGTTCCTCGTCGGCGCGCTGCTCTACGTGACCGCGGACCTCGACCGGCCGACGCGGGGAATCATCAACGTCCCGGACACCGCGCTCGTCAGGTTGGAGAACGAGATGGCTCGACCGCCGGCCTCCGGACCTCCGCCCGGCGAGGAGCGCTCGAAGATGCCCTAGTCGTCCGAGGCCGGACCGGGGTCGCGCGCGATCGAGGCCGCGTTCGGCTCCCAGAGCTGGACCTGGTTGCCGTCGGGATCGCGCAGCTCGGCGAAGCGGCCGTTCGGGTATTCCTCGGCGTGCGGCTCGACGGCGATCCCGGCCGAGCGCAGCTGCGCGACCATCCCGTCGAGGTCGTCGACCCGCAGGTTCAGCGACCAGCGCCGGCCCTGATCGAGCATGCCGCCCTCCTCGTCGACGGCCGAGAAGACGGTCTCGCCGCGGTCCTGAAACCAGCCCGGGTCGTCATACGTGCGCGACTCGAGCATGACGATCCCGAAGTGCTCGCCGTACCAGCGGTTGAGCGCCTGAGGGTCGGGTGAGCCGACGAACAGCCCGCCGATGCCTGTCACGCGAGCCATCGGCGGCGAATCTACCCGCCGCCGATGGAGCACGCGCGACGGGCGCGGGACTAGTTCTGCGCCGGGATCGTCTTCGACTTGCCCGGGTCGCAGCCGTCGACCCGACCGGCCTTCGCGTAGTAGTCGCCACCGCCGGAGGCGCCGATCGACCACATGTAGCCGTCACCGTTGGCCTGCGCGATGTCACTACCGATCTTCTTGTCCTTGCCGCTCTTGACCTTGAACAGCTTGACCTTCCGGCCGTTGGCGCACTTCTGCTCCTTGTTGGACTTGACCTGTCCGAAGAAGCCGCTCGTCTGAGCTTGGATCGTCACCTTGGTGCTGCCGGCGGCCAGCGCGGACGGCGAGACGATCAAGAGCGCGGTCAGAGCCGCGAGCGCGATGACGAGGAGCTTTCGCATCCCCTCCCCTTTCGTTCGATTCCGAGAGTCGAGGCGAAGCTACCACCGGCCCTGGGCCTGGCGACCGAAGGCATAGGCGGGCAGGACCACGGACTTATCGTCGCCGGGGCCCGCGGCTTGAGGCTGCGTGACGTGGGTATCGACACCTGGTCAACCGGCCGACCACTTCGGAGGGGAAATGCGCCGACGTCCTCGTTCACCCATGCTCGCGCTCGGTGCGCTTGCCACGCTCGGAGCGCTGGTCGCGATCGTCGCGCTCGCGCCCGCCACGCAGGCGACCACTCCGCAGAAGCCGCTGCGCTACGTCGCCCTCGGTGACTCCTACAGCGCCGCCTCGGGCGTGCTGCCCGTCGACCCCGAGGCGCCACCGAACTGCCTGCGCTCGACGCTGAACTATCCGCACGTCATCGCGGAGAAGATCGGCGCGAACCTCACCGACGTCACCTGCGGCGGCGCTGCGACCCGCGACTACTTCAAGCCGCAGTACGACAACGTCGAGCCGCAACTGAAGGCGCTCACGAAGCGCACGAGGCTCGTGACGATGACGATCGGCGGCAACGACGGTGGAGTGTTCGTCGACACGATCGTCAACTGCGGAACCGCAGCGAACACCGCCGTACCGCCCGGATCCGGTAACCCGTGCGAGCAGCAGTACGGCAACGAGTTCGAGCGCAAGATCAAGCGCGACACGTTCCCGGCGATCGTCCGCGCGCTGAAGGCCGTGCATCGCAAGGCGCCGCGTGCCCGGGTCGCGATCCTGGGCTACCCGCGGATCCTGCCGGCGAAGGTCGGCTGCTACCCGCAGATGCCGGTCGCCCGCGGCGACGTTCCCTACCTGAACGGGATCCAGAGCACTCTCAACGACGCGGTCCGCCGCGCGGCGAAGCGAACCGGAACGCGCTACGTCAACTTCAACCGCGTCTCTCGCGGCCACGACGCCTGCAAGGGGATCGGCGAGCGCTGGATCGAGCCGGTGCTGTTCACGACGAACCCGGTGATCGTGCACCCGAACGAGCTCGGCGAGCGGCGGATGGCACAACGGACGATCCGCGTGCTCAAGCTGCGCTAGTCCGGCGCTGCGCCGCCGGGGCGACGCTCAGAGCCCGAGCCCGCGGACTCCGGGCTCATCCCAGCCGAGGTGGTGGGCGAGCTCATGGCGGACGGTGCGCTCGACCTGCGCGCGCAGAAGCAGCGGGTCGCGCCCGAAGTCGCGCTCGAGCGTGTCCTGGAAGATCACGATCCGGTCCGGGTACCCGTCGCGCGCGACGGTCGCGCCCATGTAGAGGCCGTACGCGCCGTGCTCCTCGCCGCGGCCCGAGACGACGACCGGGGTGTCCTCGAGCAGCTCCTGGAACTCCGGCGGCAGGTCGTCGATCGCCGCCATGACGAGCTCGTCGAACTCGCTCGGCTCGCGGTCGGGCGGCGGCAGCGTCGCGAGCAGCTCGCTGCGATCGACCAGCCTGCGGAACTCGGCCTCGGGCGCCTCGTTGCCGATCATCAGGACGATGATCCAGCCCGTCGCGAGGATGATCAGCGCGGCGCCGGCGAGGATCGCCAGCAGGTCCTCCAGCCCCCCGAAGCTAGGCGGGCGCAGCAGGAGCAGGGCGAGCCCGAGCATGAACGCGACCATGGCGGCGGCTCGAATCGAGGGGCCGATCGTCTCGCGCATGACCCTGACTGTAGGGAGACCCCGGCCCGGACTCAGAGCGAGACGAGGACGGACTTGAGCTCGAGAAACTCGCCGAGACCCTCCGGTCCCTGCTCCCGACCGACGCCGGAGCGCTTCCAGCCACCGACCGGGATCGTCAGGTTGCCCGTCGCCCAGTCGTTGATCCAGACCGTGCCTGCCTCGAGACGCTCGGCGATCCGCAGTCCGCGCTCGAGCTCCCCGGTCTGGACGCCGGCGGCGAGGCCGAACTCGCTCCCGTTGGCGATCTCGATCGCGTGGTCGACGTCGGAGAAGCGCAGCACGGTGACCACGGGCCCGAACAGTTCGCGACGCGCGAGCGGACTCTCGGGGGCGGCGCCAACGACGACCGTCGGGCGGACGTAGGACCCCTCCTCCCCCGGATCGCCGAGGATCTCGACCCCACCGTCAGCGCCCTCGGCGACCGCGGTCCGCACGCGCCTGGCGGCCGCTGCGCTGATCAACGGGCCCATCTCCGATCGCGGGTCGAGCGGATCGCCGACGTTCGTCCTCTTCGCAGCCTCGATAAGCGCCGCGACGACATCGTCGTGAAGACGAGCCGCGACGAGCAGCCGCGAGCCGGCCTCGCAGTACTGA from the Thermoleophilia bacterium SCSIO 60948 genome contains:
- a CDS encoding cupin domain-containing protein — encoded protein: MVSVTSIESLRLSERAARFQGGAEIDASMFIVNYARGDEVGAHTHPYPELFVVRTGTAVFTVDGEEREVEAGSIVVVPAETPHGFANRQDEALEVLSVHPSPEVIQTDL
- a CDS encoding SDR family oxidoreductase → MIAITGSTGAVGGRVAARMSGLGADLRLLVRDASRAPELPRAEVVEFAGYRDGEGTRRALEGADRLFLVSASENEDRLAEHETAVDAAVAAGVRDLVYLSFLGAAPDATFTLARDHFHTERYIRERGIGFAFMRNSMYMDFLPGMAGDDGAIRGPAGDGRFAPVHRDDVADVAVALLSQEELGGRTYDVTGADRVSFADVVAALSEARGRTIRFVDETFPEARESRRPTGAPDWEIEAWVSSYAAVREGELDVRTRVVEELTGHPPVRLADFLASV
- a CDS encoding VOC family protein; translation: MARVTGIGGLFVGSPDPQALNRWYGEHFGIVMLESRTYDDPGWFQDRGETVFSAVDEEGGMLDQGRRWSLNLRVDDLDGMVAQLRSAGIAVEPHAEEYPNGRFAELRDPDGNQVQLWEPNAASIARDPGPASDD
- a CDS encoding SGNH/GDSL hydrolase family protein produces the protein MRRRPRSPMLALGALATLGALVAIVALAPATQATTPQKPLRYVALGDSYSAASGVLPVDPEAPPNCLRSTLNYPHVIAEKIGANLTDVTCGGAATRDYFKPQYDNVEPQLKALTKRTRLVTMTIGGNDGGVFVDTIVNCGTAANTAVPPGSGNPCEQQYGNEFERKIKRDTFPAIVRALKAVHRKAPRARVAILGYPRILPAKVGCYPQMPVARGDVPYLNGIQSTLNDAVRRAAKRTGTRYVNFNRVSRGHDACKGIGERWIEPVLFTTNPVIVHPNELGERRMAQRTIRVLKLR